Proteins encoded in a region of the Labeo rohita strain BAU-BD-2019 chromosome 22, IGBB_LRoh.1.0, whole genome shotgun sequence genome:
- the LOC127153145 gene encoding complement factor H-related protein 2-like isoform X6: MNISFGKQLKMKYCRIFLFLQLMIMDVSTNAQEVACEAEQLNNVDILIGHPGITPPYKPGHILVFRCTDVNLKMHGQRTIECLSNGKWNYPYPKCEELTCNLNTRESNIKMERFPDFECPVKPGYNVIFSCNGQGLILKGQREITCQSNGEWSSPFPTCEVTTVKCGRPPHVNDADLMDMIKTEYNTGERVQYSCFSKYTLDQRPPFSNYLTCQQGQWSGNIKCLKPCTVTKEIMDERGIELAYADDQKMFAPHNDYITFKCQRGKQSRSNVFRQLCNDGEMTLPLCV, translated from the exons cttaaaatgaaatactgtAGGATATTTCTCTTTCTTCAATTAATGATCATGGATGTCTCAACAAATGCTCAAG AAGTTGCCTGTGAGGCTGAACAACTCAACAATGTTGACATTTTAATTGGACATCCAGGTATTACTCCACCTTATAAACCTGgacatattttagtttttcgcTGCACAGATGTGAACCTGAAGATGCACGGACAACGAACAATTGAATGCCTGTCAAATGGAAAATGGAATTACCCATATCCCAAATGTGAAG AATTGACGTGTAATCTGAACACAAGAGAGAGCAACATCAAAATGGAGCGATTCCCTGATTTTGAGTGTCCAGTCAAACCTggatataatgtaatattttcatgCAATGGACAAGGACTGATTTTAAAAGGGCAGAGAGAAATCACCTGTCAGTCAAATGGAGAATGGAGCAGCCCATTCCCTACATGTGaag TGACGACAGTGAAATGTGGGAGACCACCACATGTGAACGATGCAGATCTAATGGATATGATAAAAACAGAATACAACACTGGGGAGAGAGTTCAATACTCCTGCTTTAGTAAATACACACTGGATCAGCGTCCACCTTTTTCCAATTACTTGACCTGTCAGCAAGGCCAATGGAGTGGAAATATTAAGTGTTTAA AGCCCTGTACAGTGACGAAGGAGATAATGGATGAAAGAGGTATAGAGTTGGCCTATGCTGATGACCAAAAGATGTTCGCACCACATAATGATTACATCACCTTTAAGTGTCAGAGGGGCAAACAGTCAAGAAGTAATGTCTTTAGACAACTGTGTAATGATGGAGAGATGACTTtacctctgtgtgtgtga
- the LOC127153145 gene encoding complement factor H-related protein 2-like isoform X5, giving the protein MNISFGKQLKMKYCRIFLFLQLMIMDVSTNAQEVACEAEQLNNVDILIGHPGITPPYKPGHILVFRCTDVNLKMHGQRTIECLSNGKWNYPYPKCEELTCNLNTRESNIKMERFPDFECPVKPGYNVIFSCNGQGLILKGQREITCQSNGEWSSPFPTCEVTTVKCGRPPHVNDADLMDMIKTEYNTGERVQYSCFSKYTLDQRPPFSNYLTCQQGQWSGNIKCLKPCTVTKEIMDERGIELAYADDQKMFAPHNDYITFKCQRGKQSRSNVFRQLCNDGEMTLPLCV; this is encoded by the exons ATGAATATATCCTTTGGAAAACAG cttaaaatgaaatactgtAGGATATTTCTCTTTCTTCAATTAATGATCATGGATGTCTCAACAAATGCTCAAG AAGTTGCCTGTGAGGCTGAACAACTCAACAATGTTGACATTTTAATTGGACATCCAGGTATTACTCCACCTTATAAACCTGgacatattttagtttttcgcTGCACAGATGTGAACCTGAAGATGCACGGACAACGAACAATTGAATGCCTGTCAAATGGAAAATGGAATTACCCATATCCCAAATGTGAAG AATTGACGTGTAATCTGAACACAAGAGAGAGCAACATCAAAATGGAGCGATTCCCTGATTTTGAGTGTCCAGTCAAACCTggatataatgtaatattttcatgCAATGGACAAGGACTGATTTTAAAAGGGCAGAGAGAAATCACCTGTCAGTCAAATGGAGAATGGAGCAGCCCATTCCCTACATGTGaag TGACGACAGTGAAATGTGGGAGACCACCACATGTGAACGATGCAGATCTAATGGATATGATAAAAACAGAATACAACACTGGGGAGAGAGTTCAATACTCCTGCTTTAGTAAATACACACTGGATCAGCGTCCACCTTTTTCCAATTACTTGACCTGTCAGCAAGGCCAATGGAGTGGAAATATTAAGTGTTTAA AGCCCTGTACAGTGACGAAGGAGATAATGGATGAAAGAGGTATAGAGTTGGCCTATGCTGATGACCAAAAGATGTTCGCACCACATAATGATTACATCACCTTTAAGTGTCAGAGGGGCAAACAGTCAAGAAGTAATGTCTTTAGACAACTGTGTAATGATGGAGAGATGACTTtacctctgtgtgtgtga